The Saccharopolyspora gloriosae genome has a segment encoding these proteins:
- a CDS encoding ABC transporter permease encodes MFVATRDLRFAKGRFALMGTVIVLMTLLVGLLSGLTAGLGRESTSAITDLPADHVVFSAPAEGQQPTFTESEVDRQQWLQWREVPGVRGADPLGINTAKAQSGTNSTSLATFGVEPDSALVPAGGRVGAGEVVLSEGAAEDLNARAGDSITVSGRELTVTAVSGDASYSHNPVVWTSLAEWQSLSPGSDQQATVIALNSDDGADLAAADARLHTSTATTSGALSAISSYSSENGSLQLMQAFLFAISALVIGAFFTVWTIQRSGDIAVLKALGATTRYLLRDALGQAVVLLVGGTVAGTGLAAAIGAVAVGTVPFVLELGTVLLPAAVMVVLGALGAALSVRRITAVDPLTALSTR; translated from the coding sequence GTGTTCGTCGCCACTAGAGATCTTCGGTTCGCGAAGGGGCGGTTCGCCCTGATGGGGACCGTCATCGTCCTGATGACCCTGCTCGTCGGGCTGCTGTCCGGGCTGACCGCGGGCCTGGGCCGGGAGAGCACCTCGGCCATCACCGACCTGCCCGCCGACCACGTGGTGTTCTCCGCTCCGGCCGAGGGACAGCAGCCGACCTTCACCGAGTCCGAAGTGGACCGTCAGCAGTGGCTGCAGTGGCGGGAAGTTCCCGGAGTGCGTGGGGCGGATCCACTGGGCATCAACACCGCCAAGGCGCAGTCCGGCACGAACAGCACCTCGCTGGCCACGTTCGGCGTCGAACCGGATTCCGCGCTGGTGCCCGCGGGCGGACGGGTCGGCGCCGGTGAGGTGGTGTTGTCCGAGGGTGCGGCCGAGGACCTCAACGCGCGTGCCGGGGACTCCATCACCGTTTCGGGCCGGGAGTTGACGGTCACCGCCGTGTCCGGCGACGCCTCCTACAGCCACAACCCGGTCGTCTGGACGAGCCTCGCCGAATGGCAGAGCCTATCGCCCGGATCGGATCAGCAGGCGACCGTGATCGCGTTGAACAGCGACGACGGCGCGGACCTGGCTGCGGCCGACGCGCGGCTGCACACCAGCACCGCGACCACCTCCGGGGCGCTGTCGGCGATCAGCTCGTACAGCTCGGAGAACGGTTCGCTGCAACTGATGCAGGCGTTCCTGTTCGCGATCTCCGCGCTGGTCATCGGCGCCTTCTTCACCGTGTGGACCATTCAGCGCAGCGGCGACATCGCGGTGCTCAAGGCGCTCGGCGCCACCACCCGTTACCTGCTGCGGGACGCGCTCGGGCAGGCCGTGGTGCTGCTCGTCGGCGGCACCGTCGCAGGCACCGGTCTCGCCGCGGCCATCGGCGCGGTCGCCGTGGGCACCGTCCCGTTCGTGCTGGAACTCGGCACGGTGCTGCTGCCCGCGGCCGTGATGGTCGTGCTCGGCGCGCTCGGCGCGGCGCTGTCCGTCCGGCGCATCACCGCGGTCGATCCGCTGACCGCCCTGTCCACCCGCTGA
- a CDS encoding ABC transporter ATP-binding protein, which produces MSLQLRDITLTYPDGDSRLTAVDRADLQVPAGSVTAVIGPSGSGKSSLLAVAAALVTPDSGQVVVDGTTVTGMSQAQRTAVRREKIGIIFQQPNLIASLTAAEQLQVMAHLDGRSAREARGRAVELLDAVGLSDKKDRRPHQLSGGQRQRVNIARALMNDPAVLLVDEPTSALDHERGAAVIELLTTLTHRRATATVLVTHDTTHLGGVDQVAEVLDGRVRVPAAN; this is translated from the coding sequence ATGAGTTTGCAGTTGCGCGACATCACCCTCACCTACCCCGACGGCGATTCGCGGCTCACCGCCGTGGACCGCGCGGACCTGCAGGTGCCCGCCGGTTCGGTGACGGCCGTGATCGGCCCGTCCGGCTCGGGCAAGTCCAGCCTGCTCGCCGTCGCCGCCGCGCTGGTCACACCCGATTCCGGTCAGGTCGTCGTGGACGGCACCACCGTCACGGGCATGAGCCAGGCGCAGCGGACCGCGGTGCGGCGGGAGAAGATCGGCATCATCTTCCAGCAGCCGAACCTGATCGCGTCGCTGACCGCGGCCGAGCAGTTGCAGGTCATGGCGCACCTCGATGGCCGTTCGGCGCGGGAGGCGCGGGGCCGGGCGGTGGAGCTGCTGGACGCGGTCGGGTTGTCGGACAAGAAGGACCGCAGGCCGCACCAGCTCTCCGGTGGGCAGCGGCAGCGCGTCAACATCGCCCGCGCCCTCATGAACGACCCGGCGGTGCTGCTGGTGGACGAGCCGACCAGCGCGCTCGACCACGAGCGCGGGGCCGCGGTGATCGAGCTGCTCACCACGCTGACGCATCGTCGAGCCACGGCGACCGTGCTGGTCACCCACGACACCACGCACCTCGGCGGGGTCGACCAGGTCGCGGAGGTCCTCGACGGCCGCGTCCGCGTTCCCGCAGCGAACTGA
- a CDS encoding SAM-dependent methyltransferase, whose product MTDEQLRDPLALPPEVDTSVPSVARIYDYAVGGKDNFRVDRDATHAMLDGVPDIIATARANRAFLGRGVRYLAREAGIRQFIDFGSGLPTQLNVHQVAQAENPDGRVVYVDNDPVVLAHGRALLSEDQRTTVIQADMAQPTAVLESPATRRLINFAEPVGVLYLSVLHCLPDEARPDLAVAAMLDAVPAGSHLMMSHLVSDDADAAEFLTRFMTEQTTWGRVRTEAEVTAYFDGLDAVEPGLVDITRWRPEQQPTDTGTPFDHDIPSRPELEGKIWEFGGIARKP is encoded by the coding sequence ATGACCGACGAGCAGCTCCGCGATCCGCTGGCGCTCCCGCCCGAGGTCGACACCTCGGTGCCCAGCGTGGCCCGGATCTACGACTACGCGGTCGGCGGCAAGGACAACTTCCGCGTGGACCGCGACGCGACGCACGCGATGCTCGACGGCGTGCCGGACATCATCGCCACAGCGCGCGCCAACCGCGCCTTCCTCGGCCGCGGCGTCCGCTACCTGGCCCGCGAAGCGGGGATCCGGCAGTTCATCGACTTCGGTAGCGGCCTGCCCACGCAGCTCAACGTGCACCAGGTGGCGCAGGCGGAGAACCCGGACGGCCGGGTCGTCTACGTGGACAACGACCCCGTGGTGCTCGCGCACGGCCGAGCGCTGCTGTCCGAGGACCAGCGGACCACGGTCATCCAGGCCGACATGGCGCAGCCCACCGCGGTGCTGGAGAGCCCGGCGACGCGGCGGCTCATCAACTTCGCGGAACCGGTCGGAGTGCTCTACCTGTCGGTGCTGCACTGCCTGCCCGACGAGGCGCGGCCGGACCTGGCCGTCGCCGCCATGCTCGACGCCGTTCCCGCAGGCAGCCACCTGATGATGTCGCACCTGGTCAGCGACGACGCGGACGCCGCGGAGTTCCTCACCCGCTTCATGACCGAGCAGACCACGTGGGGCCGCGTCCGCACCGAGGCGGAGGTCACCGCCTACTTCGACGGCCTGGACGCCGTGGAACCCGGACTGGTCGACATCACCCGGTGGCGGCCCGAGCAGCAGCCGACGGACACCGGGACACCGTTCGACCACGACATCCCGTCCCGCCCGGAGCTGGAAGGCAAGATCTGGGAGTTCGGCGGCATCGCCCGGAAGCCCTGA
- the lysX gene encoding bifunctional lysylphosphatidylglycerol synthetase/lysine--tRNA ligase LysX, protein MSEAVDENHEDLPEQMRIRREKLDRLRENGVDPYPVGYPRTTAIGPVREKHDGLEADVATGDRVSVTGRVLLYRTGGKLCFATIRDDSGSIQIMLALDKVGAEALEAWKADVDLGDHVGITGEVITSKRGELSIMADEWTLTSKCLRPLPEKHKGLTDPEARVRQRYVDLIVNPESRQLVQQRGKAVQALRSVLLDRDYLEVETPMLQQVHGGATARPFTTHINAYDLDLYLRIAPELYLKRLVVGGVERVFEINRNFRNEGADSTHNPEFTMLEFYEAYGDYDTAAELTAELIRQAAKAVFGDFVVRHPEHGDIDLGGEWPSITLYGSVGEALGTEITPRTPVESLRELADAKEIAWDPSWGPGKLVEHLFEELVEHTLVVPTFVRDFPLETSPLTRQHRDDPLLTEKWDLIGFGMELGTGFSELVDPVEQRRRLTEQSLMAAGGDAEAMQLDEDFLRALEYGMPPTGGVGIGIDRMLMAFTGKGIRDTILFPMVKPN, encoded by the coding sequence GTGAGTGAAGCGGTGGACGAGAATCACGAGGACCTCCCGGAGCAGATGCGCATCCGGCGGGAGAAGCTGGACCGGCTGCGGGAGAACGGAGTCGACCCCTACCCGGTCGGCTACCCCCGGACCACCGCGATCGGTCCCGTCCGCGAGAAACACGACGGGCTCGAAGCCGACGTGGCCACCGGAGACCGGGTGTCGGTCACCGGCCGGGTGCTGCTGTACCGCACGGGCGGCAAGCTGTGCTTCGCCACCATCCGCGACGACAGCGGCTCCATCCAGATCATGCTGGCGCTGGACAAGGTCGGCGCCGAAGCGCTGGAGGCGTGGAAGGCCGATGTGGATCTCGGCGACCACGTGGGCATCACCGGCGAGGTGATCACTTCCAAGCGCGGCGAGCTTTCGATCATGGCGGACGAGTGGACGCTGACCTCGAAGTGCCTGCGCCCGCTGCCGGAAAAGCACAAGGGGCTCACCGATCCCGAGGCGCGGGTGCGGCAGCGCTACGTCGACCTGATCGTCAACCCCGAGTCGCGCCAGCTCGTGCAGCAGCGCGGCAAGGCCGTGCAGGCGTTGCGTTCGGTGCTGCTGGACCGCGACTACCTCGAAGTCGAGACCCCGATGCTGCAGCAGGTGCACGGCGGAGCCACGGCCCGGCCGTTCACCACGCACATCAACGCCTACGACCTGGACCTGTACCTGCGCATCGCGCCCGAGCTGTACTTGAAGCGGCTCGTCGTCGGTGGTGTGGAGCGGGTTTTCGAGATCAACCGCAACTTCCGCAACGAGGGCGCGGACTCCACGCACAACCCCGAGTTCACGATGCTGGAGTTCTACGAGGCCTACGGCGACTACGACACGGCCGCCGAGCTCACCGCGGAACTCATCCGGCAGGCCGCCAAGGCCGTGTTCGGCGACTTCGTGGTGCGCCACCCCGAACACGGGGACATCGACCTCGGCGGGGAGTGGCCGTCGATCACGCTCTACGGCTCCGTCGGCGAGGCCCTCGGCACGGAGATCACCCCGCGGACTCCGGTCGAGTCGCTGCGTGAGCTGGCCGACGCGAAGGAGATCGCGTGGGACCCGTCGTGGGGTCCGGGCAAGCTGGTGGAGCACCTGTTCGAGGAGCTCGTCGAGCACACCCTGGTGGTCCCCACGTTCGTCCGGGACTTCCCGTTGGAGACCAGCCCGCTCACCCGCCAGCACCGGGACGATCCGCTGCTGACCGAGAAGTGGGACCTGATCGGGTTCGGCATGGAGCTCGGCACCGGGTTCTCCGAGCTGGTCGACCCGGTGGAGCAGCGACGCAGGCTCACCGAGCAGTCGCTGATGGCCGCAGGCGGCGACGCCGAAGCGATGCAGCTCGACGAGGACTTCCTGCGCGCCCTCGAGTACGGCATGCCGCCCACCGGCGGCGTGGGCATCGGCATCGACCGGATGCTGATGGCGTTCACCGGCAAGGGAATCCGGGACACCATCCTGTTCCCGATGGTCAAGCCGAACTGA
- a CDS encoding VanZ family protein, whose amino-acid sequence MSTRLVPAFIGILVGVLLAAVLFVPYIARQYRRRGELGMGNLALALAAVVYGVSLVAYVLLPFPQLTPDFCATSGMGGPQWLPFNFLNDMKKEATDSSVLATLRNPALMQVMLNVGLFVPLGMFVRHLFGRGVLVTTAIGLGVSLLIEVTQGTGIWFAYPCAYRLFDVDDLIMNTAGALAGAWAAPVLRAVPGQRITALPGAPRPVTRSRRLLAALCDMTAYTMLSALGSSGGLLVLMAAQGMLFHGTAPRTEDIPGSWAAGLFGVWLPWFVLAIVLPLVGSSTSLGQRIVQLKATTADGAAPGTGARLLRSLTGTGGYFLLAQLGDASADVPALEACSSLAQLLALVSLIGLFTTAQHRGLSYKFAGLRIADARTDLEQTELVKNPQN is encoded by the coding sequence GTGAGTACCCGGCTGGTACCGGCGTTCATCGGGATCTTGGTCGGCGTGCTGCTGGCCGCGGTGCTGTTCGTTCCGTACATCGCCCGGCAATACCGCAGACGTGGCGAACTCGGCATGGGCAACCTCGCGCTGGCGCTCGCCGCCGTGGTGTACGGCGTCTCCCTGGTCGCCTACGTGCTCTTGCCGTTCCCGCAGCTGACTCCTGATTTCTGCGCCACGTCGGGAATGGGCGGCCCGCAGTGGCTTCCGTTCAACTTCCTCAACGACATGAAGAAGGAAGCCACCGACAGCAGTGTGCTGGCGACCCTGCGCAATCCGGCGTTGATGCAGGTGATGCTGAACGTGGGCCTGTTCGTCCCGTTGGGGATGTTCGTCCGGCACCTGTTCGGCCGCGGCGTGTTGGTCACCACGGCGATCGGACTGGGCGTCTCGCTGCTGATCGAGGTCACGCAAGGAACCGGCATCTGGTTCGCGTACCCGTGCGCCTACCGGCTGTTCGACGTCGACGACCTGATCATGAACACGGCGGGGGCGTTGGCGGGGGCCTGGGCAGCGCCGGTGCTGCGGGCCGTGCCCGGCCAGCGGATCACCGCTCTGCCGGGGGCGCCCCGCCCGGTCACCAGGTCCAGGCGGCTGCTGGCGGCCCTCTGCGACATGACGGCCTACACGATGCTCAGCGCCCTGGGCAGCTCCGGTGGCCTGCTCGTGCTGATGGCGGCGCAAGGAATGCTGTTCCATGGCACCGCTCCGCGCACCGAGGACATCCCCGGATCCTGGGCGGCCGGGCTGTTCGGCGTCTGGTTGCCGTGGTTCGTCCTCGCGATCGTGCTGCCGTTGGTGGGCAGCTCGACCAGCCTCGGACAGCGGATCGTGCAGTTGAAGGCGACGACCGCCGACGGGGCTGCGCCCGGCACCGGGGCGCGTTTGCTGCGCAGCTTGACCGGAACCGGTGGCTACTTCCTGCTGGCGCAGCTCGGTGACGCGTCCGCCGACGTGCCCGCGCTGGAGGCGTGCTCCAGCTTGGCGCAGCTGTTGGCGCTGGTCTCCTTGATCGGCTTGTTCACCACGGCGCAGCACCGCGGCCTGTCCTACAAGTTCGCCGGATTGCGGATCGCCGACGCCCGAACGGACCTGGAGCAGACCGAACTCGTCAAGAACCCGCAGAACTGA
- a CDS encoding YdcF family protein, which translates to MFAVSFAYDRRLVRNGIYLFLACLFLVGGLLLWLATYSEAAAAFTLIVLVLMIPLTTLVLAVFLIINGVTMLRREGKRLANLLSLAAGAGIVAFVVLRVVANGTRWLPLEVAMDAAGKVIGYVSVLFVCFLLYSLVYGVMPHRRQVDFIVMLGSGLLGSRVPPLLASRLDKGLAAFHKEREKGRDPMLVTSGGQGPGEDVPEARAMADYLISKGAPADRILVEDRSRSTEENLRFSDVIMREHRPDHRALVVTNNFHVMRAARIARKEKVEAHVIGSPTARYFWPSATIREFVAIFLDHRVVNFGVCALLIVNAVLTAI; encoded by the coding sequence GTGTTCGCAGTCAGCTTCGCCTACGACCGGCGGCTGGTCCGCAACGGTATCTACCTCTTCCTCGCCTGCCTGTTCCTGGTCGGCGGACTGCTGCTCTGGCTGGCCACGTACTCGGAGGCGGCCGCGGCGTTCACGTTGATCGTGCTGGTGCTGATGATCCCGCTGACCACGCTGGTGCTCGCGGTGTTCCTGATCATCAACGGCGTGACGATGCTTCGGCGGGAAGGTAAACGGCTCGCGAACTTGTTGTCGTTGGCCGCCGGTGCCGGGATCGTCGCGTTCGTGGTGTTGCGGGTGGTGGCCAACGGAACCCGGTGGTTGCCGCTGGAAGTGGCGATGGACGCCGCGGGCAAGGTGATCGGATACGTGTCGGTGCTGTTCGTCTGCTTCCTGCTCTACTCGCTGGTCTACGGCGTGATGCCGCATCGCCGCCAGGTCGATTTCATCGTGATGCTCGGCTCGGGGCTGCTCGGTTCGAGGGTGCCGCCGCTGCTCGCGAGCCGGCTCGACAAGGGTTTGGCCGCGTTCCACAAGGAACGCGAGAAGGGCCGCGACCCGATGCTGGTGACCTCCGGCGGCCAGGGACCGGGGGAGGACGTTCCCGAGGCGCGCGCCATGGCCGACTACCTGATCTCCAAAGGGGCGCCGGCAGACCGCATCCTGGTCGAGGACCGGTCGCGCAGCACGGAGGAGAACCTGCGGTTCAGCGACGTCATCATGCGGGAGCACCGGCCGGATCACCGCGCCCTGGTGGTGACGAACAACTTCCACGTGATGCGGGCCGCCCGGATCGCCCGCAAGGAGAAGGTGGAGGCGCACGTGATCGGGTCGCCGACCGCGCGCTACTTCTGGCCGAGCGCGACGATCCGCGAGTTCGTGGCGATCTTCCTGGATCACCGGGTGGTGAACTTCGGCGTGTGCGCGCTGCTGATCGTTAACGCCGTGCTCACCGCGATCTGA